Below is a genomic region from Sorghum bicolor cultivar BTx623 chromosome 9, Sorghum_bicolor_NCBIv3, whole genome shotgun sequence.
AGTCGCCCTTCAgcaaaaatacaaaatgcacAACAGCACAAGAGATTTAGAACACTTCAACAGTTGATTTTGGAAATTTCCTTTCATTCCCTATTTTGTTTCTGATGTTCCACGAACCCCATAGCACAATTGTGAGTGCAAAGATTTTGATATTGTAATGATCACATTTACAGTTTGTTTGGATGCACTTCAATCCATCCAAATCTACATGTATTGGGGGTGGATTAGCCCAATACAACCAAATACATATGGATTGAGGTTGGTTGAAGTGTggccaaacaagacctaagggGATCCATGTTTCAAAAATGCCTCTTAAACTATTTGGAATCTGCTCCTACCCCAACGCTTCTTTAAAACACGTCCAATAACCCTTGCCAATTCGCCCTGGAAGAAAATGTGGCCCCCTATTTATGGAATACTCCCTTTATCCCACGAGTGTTATCTTAGCTCTTGGCCAACCTAGAACTAGTAGGTTCTTGTCCAAAAAAACCTAGAATTAGTAGGTTTAGCTACGTTCTTAGTTTTCAAAGTGTAATTATTTATTATTGCATATTAAAAACACCTTTTGTAGGGACACATGCATCATTTTGCTATAACACTCATTTCTCCAAAGAATCCTAGGATGACAGTTATCTTGGGATGGATGGAGTAAAACGGTGAATACAATGTTTTTATCCCTTTTCTATTTGTTCTTTTTTAGATTAGATTTACACTCGCAATGCCCTTGGTGTGAAAGAATTCAcaaagtttggtttgtttcttgCATAAACTACCTGATTTTATCATATGTTATTATATTGAGGTGTCTAAATTTGACTGACCTAATTGAAAGTAACCATTCACATCTCATCTCTATTCTATTTGGTATACATTCAAATGTGGGaatatttgaatttgaatttgtATTCACATCCATATTTTAATGTATGAAGTATGTGGCATGGACATTGCTTGTTTTGTACAGTATTTGATCCATTTGCAAGACAGGATTTTGTTATTCCTAAAGTCAATGCAAGTAGTCGCGATTTATGGTGCTTGTGTTTTGCACACTAGATCTAGATCCAGACTTGATTAGTCATTGTTAACAGGGTTGATTCTACGCTAACACGTGTAATCAGAGTACGGTAAACGCATTCCACTGACTGTGGGGCCCGCCAGCTTGTGTTCCCGTCTCGGACCCACCAGCCAGTGTCTCATCCGTAAGCCACCGTACCGACTTCGCTTCATCTTCCGCCTCCCGCGAACCGCGATGCTTCTCGGCTGCACAGCATATTCCTTTCCCCCCACCACCGCCCGCTCCCCACTCCGCCACTCGCCGCCTCTGACGCCGCTTCCCCGTCTCGTGCTCCGACCTCACCGCCAGTCAGTCGCAGTCCGCATGGACCCCACCGACCAGTCGCCGGAGGAGGTGTACTCCGTGTGGGCCCTCCCGCCGGAGCCCGTCCGCGACCGTTTCCGCCGCATCATGGAGGGCCTCCGCGCCGCGTACGGCGGCCCCGCCTTCCAGCCGCACGCTACCGTTGTCGGTGACTTCCGCGGCCGCCGCTCGGAAGCCATCAAGGtgctccgcgccgccgccgcctgcgtcCAACCCTACACTGCCCGTGTCACGGGGGTTGCCCGTGGCA
It encodes:
- the LOC8082980 gene encoding cyclic phosphodiesterase, coding for MLLGCTAYSFPPTTARSPLRHSPPLTPLPRLVLRPHRQSVAVRMDPTDQSPEEVYSVWALPPEPVRDRFRRIMEGLRAAYGGPAFQPHATVVGDFRGRRSEAIKVLRAAAACVQPYTARVTGVARGSFFYQCVYLLLEPTPEVVGASDHCCARFGYKRKTPYMPHVSLLYGDLTDEEKEEARKKAEELDKDICGLEFEISELALYRTDTADKSLESWELVEVCHLEKK